The Nitrospinota bacterium genome has a window encoding:
- a CDS encoding YkgJ family cysteine cluster protein — MKKNKPERKGECVSCGECCQRVRITSVYSHLVANHGSIDEARIYYSYRGIRLAEALPAIDRVMLEIDIPCSQLTADNKCRLHETPEQKPLICHKYPWFKDDIEECGYRFE; from the coding sequence ATGAAAAAGAATAAGCCCGAACGCAAAGGGGAATGCGTCTCCTGCGGTGAATGCTGCCAGCGTGTCCGGATAACCTCGGTCTATAGCCACCTCGTCGCCAATCACGGATCCATCGATGAAGCGCGCATCTACTACTCGTACCGCGGCATCCGGTTGGCCGAGGCGCTGCCCGCCATCGACCGGGTGATGCTGGAGATCGACATCCCGTGCAGCCAACTCACCGCCGATAACAAATGCCGCCTGCATGAAACGCCGGAACAAAAACCGCTCATCTGCCACAAATATCCCTGGTTTAAAGACGATATCGAAGAATGCGGCTACCGCTTCGAATAA
- a CDS encoding cation transporter: MKKVLSIEGMTCNNCKKHVTEALREVAGVKSATVDLAKKNAVVEGDTPVSDDALKSAVSEAGYTVTGISGN, encoded by the coding sequence ATGAAGAAAGTGCTTTCCATCGAGGGAATGACCTGCAACAACTGCAAAAAGCATGTGACGGAGGCGTTGCGGGAAGTGGCGGGGGTGAAATCGGCAACCGTTGACTTGGCGAAGAAAAACGCGGTGGTCGAGGGCGATACTCCCGTTTCAGATGATGCGCTGAAGAGCGCCGTCAGCGAAGCGGGGTATACCGTAACCGGCATCAGCGGGAACTGA
- a CDS encoding HAD-IA family hydrolase: MNVINAELIIWDLDGTLIDSKKDIAYAVNETLERIDHPPISDEEIYSYVGNGVRPLIERAVAATGGGNSLDTAIRHFQEIYLAHLLDTTILFDGILDVLRHFENKKMAVASNKPYKYVVKILEGLHVADLFMSVKGGDSLPTRKPDPEMLNVILREAGIGANNAVFVGDSAVDIQTGKNAGVRTIGVSYGFRPMAELIASGPNLLVPTPEDLKRVIR; the protein is encoded by the coding sequence ATGAACGTTATTAACGCTGAACTCATAATATGGGATCTCGACGGCACGCTGATCGACTCCAAAAAAGACATCGCTTACGCCGTCAACGAAACGCTGGAACGCATCGACCACCCCCCTATTTCCGACGAGGAAATCTACAGCTACGTCGGCAACGGCGTCCGCCCGCTCATTGAGCGCGCGGTTGCGGCCACCGGCGGCGGCAACTCGCTCGATACCGCCATCAGGCACTTTCAGGAAATCTACCTCGCGCACCTGCTGGATACCACCATCCTTTTTGACGGCATCCTTGACGTGCTGCGCCACTTTGAAAACAAAAAAATGGCGGTGGCCAGCAACAAGCCGTACAAGTATGTGGTGAAAATACTGGAGGGGCTGCATGTGGCCGACCTCTTCATGTCGGTAAAGGGGGGCGATTCGCTCCCGACACGCAAGCCTGATCCGGAAATGCTGAACGTGATTTTGCGCGAGGCGGGAATCGGCGCTAATAATGCCGTCTTTGTCGGCGACAGCGCGGTGGACATCCAAACCGGTAAAAACGCCGGCGTCCGCACCATCGGCGTATCCTACGGCTTCCGCCCCATGGCCGAGCTGATTGCCAGCGGTCCCAACCTGCTGGTGCCAACCCCTGAAGACCTGAAACGGGTGATACGGTAA
- a CDS encoding carbon-nitrogen hydrolase, protein MKRKTKIALVQMAMGPNPEANLKKAVDKTAEAAGRGAEVVCLPELFKSLYFCQKEDASIFDLAEPIPGPSTEALGALAKKHGIVIIASLFERRAPGLYHNTAAVIDRDGSLAGVYRKMHIPDDPAYYEKYYFAPGDLGYKAVETSAGKIGILICWDQWYPEAARLTALQGAQILFYPTAIGWHPHEKAQYGAAQHDAWRTIQRSHAIANGVYVAAVNRIGHERLDPAAPGIEFFGGSFIANPFGEVIAEASTDKEEIIIQEIDPARCEETRRNWPFLRDRRIDSYGDITRRFLDPAPGRK, encoded by the coding sequence GTGAAGCGGAAAACAAAAATCGCCCTCGTGCAGATGGCGATGGGCCCCAACCCGGAAGCCAACCTCAAAAAAGCCGTTGATAAAACCGCCGAGGCCGCCGGGCGCGGCGCGGAGGTGGTCTGCCTGCCGGAACTTTTCAAATCGCTCTACTTCTGCCAGAAAGAAGACGCCTCGATCTTTGATCTGGCCGAGCCAATACCCGGACCGTCCACCGAAGCGCTCGGCGCACTGGCTAAAAAACATGGCATCGTCATTATCGCCTCGCTCTTCGAGCGGCGCGCCCCCGGCCTCTACCACAACACCGCCGCCGTCATCGACCGCGACGGCTCGCTCGCCGGCGTTTACCGCAAAATGCACATCCCGGACGACCCGGCATACTATGAAAAATACTACTTCGCTCCCGGCGATCTTGGCTACAAAGCGGTCGAGACATCGGCGGGAAAAATCGGCATTCTCATCTGCTGGGATCAGTGGTATCCCGAAGCGGCACGCCTCACCGCGCTGCAAGGAGCGCAGATACTTTTCTACCCCACCGCCATCGGATGGCACCCGCATGAGAAGGCGCAATACGGCGCGGCCCAACACGATGCGTGGCGCACCATCCAACGCTCACATGCCATCGCCAACGGCGTCTATGTGGCCGCCGTTAACCGGATCGGTCACGAACGGCTGGATCCCGCCGCCCCCGGTATCGAATTTTTCGGCGGTTCGTTCATCGCCAACCCGTTTGGGGAAGTGATCGCCGAGGCTTCCACGGACAAGGAAGAAATTATCATTCAGGAGATAGACCCGGCCCGTTGCGAGGAAACCCGCCGCAACTGGCCCTTCCTGCGCGACCGCCGGATAGACAGCTATGGCGACATAACCCGCCGCTTCCTCGACCCCGCTCCCGGCAGAAAATGA
- a CDS encoding agmatine deiminase family protein yields MSLRKTPAALGFAMPAEWERHEATWLGWPHNKHDWPGKFALIPWVFGEMAKALSPGEKVRILVNDAPREKAARRVLEKCGAVMENIEFFRFPTNRGWTRDLGPVFVKDGKESAIVNFKFNAWAKYPDWQKDNGIAGKTAKKLDKRIFDAQHFVLEGGAIDVNGRGTLLTTEECLLDTETQVRNPGMGRAETEAQLRALLGVKNILWLGKGIAGDDTHGHVDDLCRFVNPTTAVLCRENNRNDANYALLEENRERLQGMRLEDGSKVQVAALPMPAPVIFDGQRLPASYANFYIGNAAVIVPTFNDPNDRIALGILSEFFPGRSVIGIHAVDLVWGLGTLHCLTQQQPA; encoded by the coding sequence ATGAGCCTGCGCAAAACGCCCGCCGCGCTTGGCTTCGCCATGCCGGCCGAATGGGAACGGCATGAAGCGACATGGCTCGGCTGGCCCCACAACAAGCATGATTGGCCCGGAAAGTTTGCGCTCATCCCGTGGGTGTTTGGAGAAATGGCGAAGGCGCTTTCGCCCGGTGAAAAGGTGCGCATCCTTGTGAACGATGCTCCGCGCGAAAAGGCGGCACGCCGCGTACTGGAAAAATGCGGCGCGGTTATGGAAAATATCGAGTTTTTCCGTTTTCCCACAAACCGGGGGTGGACGCGCGACCTCGGACCGGTCTTTGTGAAAGATGGAAAAGAAAGCGCCATCGTTAATTTCAAATTCAATGCGTGGGCGAAATATCCCGACTGGCAGAAAGATAACGGCATCGCCGGAAAAACGGCGAAGAAGCTGGACAAAAGGATATTTGACGCACAACACTTCGTGTTGGAGGGAGGGGCCATCGACGTGAACGGGCGCGGCACCCTGCTGACAACCGAAGAGTGTTTGCTGGACACCGAAACGCAGGTGCGCAACCCCGGCATGGGACGCGCCGAAACGGAGGCGCAACTGCGCGCCCTGCTCGGCGTGAAAAATATCCTCTGGCTGGGAAAAGGGATCGCCGGAGACGACACGCACGGTCATGTGGACGACCTCTGCCGCTTCGTGAACCCCACAACCGCCGTGCTCTGCCGGGAAAATAACAGAAACGACGCCAACTATGCGTTATTGGAGGAAAACCGCGAACGGTTGCAGGGGATGCGCCTTGAAGACGGAAGTAAAGTGCAGGTGGCCGCGCTGCCGATGCCCGCGCCGGTTATTTTTGACGGCCAGCGCCTCCCCGCTTCGTACGCCAATTTCTACATCGGCAACGCGGCGGTGATCGTTCCCACCTTCAACGACCCGAACGACCGCATTGCGCTCGGCATTCTTTCAGAATTTTTCCCCGGCCGCTCCGTCATCGGCATTCATGCCGTTGACTTGGTGTGGGGACTCGGCACGCTGCACTGCCTCACCCAACAGCAACCCGCGTAA
- a CDS encoding type IV pili methyl-accepting chemotaxis transducer N-terminal domain-containing protein has protein sequence MLKLKSVQSKLVAAFASFMLFIIFQALSTFIIISMQKGNYDVRNIVGKQITLTQEIAKEALEAGHDTSRKTLEDALDRFSRYQAGLMEGNSGHNIPKVTDAEARETLETIDALWRKYQAEIHSILAAAPSIAPTITFVKQNGERLQNEVDRLNQTPIRTQRPENFQEIHGLGDKIPKEIMMVIAGESPTAALHSDAERFERSLRALKATAHDPASAARLADVERVWSELRGHVDNAVGRGGVMNASLQEIHKINPLMLRELENLSGRMDKLIEQKTFIMEVKPVIFLLASIVLCVALALMVRKNIVAPLLESVELAKRISSGNITGGVTVVTDDEVGNLGHALNAMSNNLRELIGQAKEGAGQVAGSTMNLTAQANAMKSNTDTVNVSITETAAAVESMGKTTIRIQTRANKLAESSEAVSSSIEEMGVSIRQAEAVANKMAKSVDDASASIEQTAVSILEVTGSADQIAKLADADAERVTGLYGAVRDFSKRADSIASASDQVFASVEELAANIREVAANSGEAGNFSRRTAEDAVNGTKALNEAIAAMERIRRLVEDAARVIKGLSGHADSIGNIITVIDGIAEQTNLLALNAAIEAARAGEHGKGFAVVAEEIRKLAERSSMATKEIAGLIKGVQKESALAVNTMNRGTAEVEQGALLAQNSGEALKTIVLGVEKTVQLVNAIVTATREQQSASQQVSKAMGDVLEQSEEIKENSAKLEKDAAEVMEHVKQVKLASGQIARSTKEQSSSIELIARAISELNDVAQQVLAGTKEQTVAADQIIKAVNNTSEQLFEIKGETDAQAVIAKQVGDAMRKVSALSNENRKQIETGAAEIAAMAAQARDMAELIAKFRIDEQATRAITPSRDTYAS, from the coding sequence GTGCTTAAACTGAAAAGCGTGCAGTCGAAACTGGTCGCCGCGTTCGCCAGTTTTATGCTGTTCATCATCTTCCAGGCTCTGTCCACCTTCATTATTATAAGCATGCAAAAAGGCAACTACGACGTTCGCAACATCGTCGGCAAACAGATCACCCTCACCCAGGAGATCGCCAAAGAGGCGCTGGAAGCCGGACACGACACCTCGCGAAAAACGCTTGAGGATGCTCTGGACCGCTTCAGCCGTTACCAGGCCGGCCTCATGGAGGGGAACAGCGGTCACAACATCCCGAAAGTGACCGATGCCGAGGCGCGCGAAACCCTTGAAACCATCGACGCCCTCTGGCGCAAGTACCAGGCGGAAATCCATAGCATCTTGGCGGCCGCCCCATCCATCGCGCCCACGATAACGTTTGTGAAACAGAATGGCGAGCGGCTGCAAAACGAGGTCGACCGGTTGAACCAGACCCCAATCCGCACGCAAAGGCCGGAAAACTTCCAGGAAATTCATGGGCTGGGCGACAAGATACCCAAAGAGATCATGATGGTGATCGCGGGCGAAAGCCCCACCGCCGCCCTTCACAGCGACGCCGAACGCTTCGAGCGGAGCCTCCGCGCACTCAAGGCCACCGCGCACGATCCCGCCAGCGCCGCGCGCCTTGCCGATGTGGAACGGGTATGGAGCGAACTGCGCGGGCATGTGGATAACGCCGTGGGCCGCGGCGGCGTTATGAACGCAAGCCTCCAGGAAATTCATAAGATAAACCCGCTGATGTTGCGGGAACTGGAAAATCTGAGCGGCCGGATGGACAAGCTCATCGAGCAAAAAACTTTCATCATGGAGGTGAAGCCGGTAATTTTCCTCCTTGCCTCAATCGTGCTCTGCGTGGCGCTGGCGTTGATGGTGCGTAAAAACATCGTGGCGCCGCTGCTGGAATCGGTGGAATTGGCGAAGCGGATATCGAGCGGCAATATCACCGGCGGCGTCACCGTCGTCACGGATGACGAGGTGGGCAATCTGGGCCACGCGCTCAACGCCATGAGCAACAACCTGCGCGAACTGATCGGGCAGGCGAAGGAAGGGGCCGGGCAGGTGGCCGGCAGCACCATGAACCTTACCGCCCAGGCCAACGCGATGAAATCGAACACCGACACGGTAAACGTCTCGATCACCGAAACCGCGGCGGCCGTGGAAAGCATGGGCAAAACAACCATCCGCATACAAACGCGGGCGAACAAGCTGGCCGAATCGTCTGAAGCGGTCTCATCCTCAATCGAAGAGATGGGGGTTTCGATACGGCAGGCCGAGGCGGTGGCAAATAAAATGGCGAAGTCGGTCGACGATGCGTCGGCCAGCATCGAGCAAACCGCCGTTTCCATCCTGGAAGTGACCGGGAGCGCCGATCAAATAGCCAAACTGGCCGATGCCGACGCTGAACGCGTCACCGGACTCTATGGGGCGGTTCGGGACTTCTCCAAGCGGGCCGATTCCATCGCCTCCGCCTCGGATCAGGTATTCGCCTCGGTGGAAGAGCTGGCCGCCAACATCCGTGAAGTGGCCGCCAATTCGGGCGAGGCGGGAAACTTCTCCCGGCGCACCGCCGAAGACGCGGTCAATGGCACCAAAGCGCTGAACGAGGCCATCGCCGCGATGGAACGGATACGCCGCTTGGTGGAAGACGCCGCCCGCGTGATAAAAGGACTCAGCGGCCACGCCGATTCCATCGGCAACATCATCACCGTCATCGACGGAATCGCCGAACAGACCAACCTGTTGGCGCTCAACGCGGCCATTGAGGCGGCCCGCGCCGGGGAACACGGCAAGGGCTTCGCCGTGGTGGCCGAGGAAATCCGCAAATTGGCCGAACGGAGCAGCATGGCCACCAAGGAAATCGCGGGCCTTATCAAAGGTGTGCAAAAAGAGAGCGCCTTGGCGGTGAATACCATGAACCGCGGCACCGCGGAGGTGGAACAGGGGGCATTGCTGGCCCAGAACTCCGGCGAAGCGCTCAAAACCATCGTGCTGGGCGTGGAAAAAACCGTGCAATTGGTAAATGCCATCGTCACCGCCACGCGCGAGCAGCAGTCCGCGTCGCAGCAGGTATCCAAAGCGATGGGCGACGTGTTGGAGCAATCGGAGGAAATCAAGGAAAACTCCGCCAAACTGGAGAAGGACGCCGCCGAGGTGATGGAGCATGTGAAACAGGTAAAACTCGCTTCCGGGCAGATAGCCCGCTCCACCAAAGAGCAGTCCTCCAGCATCGAACTGATCGCCCGCGCCATTTCGGAATTGAACGACGTGGCCCAGCAGGTGCTTGCCGGCACCAAAGAGCAAACCGTGGCCGCCGATCAGATCATAAAAGCGGTGAACAACACTTCCGAACAGCTCTTCGAGATAAAGGGGGAAACCGACGCGCAAGCCGTCATCGCCAAGCAGGTGGGCGATGCGATGCGGAAGGTCTCCGCCCTTTCAAATGAAAACAGGAAACAGATCGAGACCGGCGCGGCGGAAATCGCCGCGATGGCCGCGCAAGCGCGGGACATGGCGGAACTGATAGCCAAGTTCCGCATCGATGAACAAGCGACACGGGCCATCACGCCCAGCAGGGATACCTACGCATCGTGA